A portion of the Cellulophaga algicola DSM 14237 genome contains these proteins:
- a CDS encoding DUF58 domain-containing protein translates to MDTKELLKKVRKIEIKTRRLSDHIFGGEYHSTFKGRGMTFSEVRQYQFGDDVRAIDWNVTARYNEPYIKVFEEERELTMMLVVDVSGSELFGSSNQFKNEIITEISATLAFSALQNNDKIGLILFSDQIELFIPPKKGKSHVLRIIRELIEFTPKSNKTDLAVALKYLTRVMKKKAIVFVLSDFITEDYLQTLRITGKKHDVTGIRVYDEREETIPNIGMVQMEDVETGQLQLVNTQSKKVRLSYGKYYQERVDYFQNTFSKSGCGVLACRVDESYVKKLLGYFKRRG, encoded by the coding sequence ATGGATACCAAAGAGTTATTAAAAAAAGTTCGTAAAATTGAGATTAAGACGCGTCGTCTTTCTGACCATATTTTTGGAGGGGAATACCATTCCACTTTCAAAGGTAGAGGTATGACGTTTAGCGAAGTACGTCAATACCAATTTGGTGATGACGTCCGTGCTATTGATTGGAATGTAACTGCTAGATATAACGAACCTTACATTAAAGTTTTTGAAGAAGAAAGAGAACTCACCATGATGCTTGTGGTAGACGTAAGTGGCTCTGAGCTTTTTGGTTCTTCTAATCAATTCAAAAATGAAATTATTACGGAGATATCTGCAACCCTTGCTTTCTCCGCATTACAGAATAATGATAAGATTGGATTGATTTTATTTTCTGATCAAATAGAACTTTTCATTCCTCCTAAAAAGGGGAAAAGTCATGTTTTAAGAATCATCAGAGAATTAATAGAATTTACCCCAAAAAGTAATAAGACGGATTTAGCCGTAGCACTGAAGTATTTAACCCGTGTTATGAAGAAAAAAGCTATTGTTTTTGTACTATCTGATTTTATCACGGAAGACTACTTACAAACCTTACGCATCACAGGAAAAAAACATGATGTTACCGGAATTCGTGTTTATGATGAACGGGAAGAAACCATACCAAATATAGGAATGGTACAAATGGAAGATGTAGAAACCGGCCAATTACAATTAGTAAACACACAATCTAAGAAAGTACGCCTTAGCTATGGCAAATACTACCAAGAACGAGTAGACTATTTTCAGAATACGTTTTCAAAATCGGGCTGTGGGGTACTAGCATGCCGAGTAGATGAAAGCTATGTCAAAAAATTATTAGGGTATTTTAAGCGAAGAGGATAA
- a CDS encoding AAA family ATPase gives MEENTSIDISAINEKIARESAFIDLLMLEMNKVIVGQKYMVERLLIGLLGQGHILLEGVPGLAKTLAINTLAKAVKGSFSRIQFTPDLLPADVVGTMIFNMKENDFSIKKGPIFANFVLADEINRAPAKVQSALLEAMQEKQVTIGDQTFILDKPFLVMATQNPIEQEGTYPLPEAQIDRFMLKTVIDYPKMNEEQLIMRQNLSGNYEQVNAVVTTEQILSAQKAVREVYMDEKIEKYILDIIFATRYPEKYKLEDLKPLISFGASPRGSINLANAAKCYAFIKRRGYVVPEDVRAVVHDVLRHRIGITYEAEAENVTSVDIINKIVNEIEVP, from the coding sequence ATGGAAGAAAATACTTCAATCGATATTAGTGCTATCAACGAGAAAATTGCGCGAGAAAGTGCTTTTATAGATTTATTAATGCTAGAGATGAACAAAGTAATTGTTGGTCAAAAGTATATGGTAGAACGATTACTAATTGGGCTCTTAGGCCAAGGTCATATTCTACTTGAAGGTGTACCTGGTTTAGCAAAGACTTTAGCGATTAACACCTTAGCAAAAGCTGTAAAAGGTAGTTTTAGCAGAATACAGTTTACACCAGATTTATTACCCGCAGATGTTGTTGGTACCATGATATTTAATATGAAAGAGAATGATTTTTCTATTAAAAAAGGACCAATCTTTGCCAACTTTGTTTTAGCAGATGAAATTAACCGTGCACCTGCAAAAGTGCAATCGGCACTTTTAGAAGCAATGCAAGAAAAGCAAGTAACTATTGGCGACCAAACATTTATTCTAGACAAACCATTTTTAGTAATGGCTACGCAAAACCCAATTGAGCAAGAAGGTACATACCCTTTACCAGAGGCTCAAATTGACCGTTTTATGCTAAAAACGGTAATTGATTATCCTAAAATGAATGAGGAGCAATTAATTATGCGCCAGAATCTAAGTGGTAATTACGAGCAAGTAAATGCTGTGGTTACTACGGAACAAATACTTAGTGCACAAAAAGCGGTGAGAGAAGTATATATGGATGAAAAGATTGAAAAATATATCTTAGACATCATCTTTGCCACACGTTACCCAGAAAAATACAAGTTAGAAGATTTAAAACCACTAATTAGTTTTGGAGCTTCTCCAAGAGGAAGTATTAACTTAGCAAATGCAGCTAAATGTTATGCCTTTATTAAAAGAAGAGGTTATGTTGTTCCTGAAGATGTTAGAGCTGTAGTACATGATGTTTTAAGACATAGAATTGGTATTACCTATGAAGCAGAAGCAGAAAATGTAACCTCAGTAGATATTATCAATAAAATTGTAAACGAAATAGAAGTGCCTTAA
- a CDS encoding tetratricopeptide repeat protein has product MKNLVYLLLLVATFSFGQEDKEEKEKLRIKELQESVNYTWDANKALSEKDFTNAEVDYRKAIAKSTENSAASYNLGNAYYSNESFNEAFTRYKQAGETATSKEDKHKAYHNMGNVFMKEKQYEKAVEAYKQALRNNPTDEETRYNLALAQEMLKKQQDEDKKNQDKDKDDKKDEDKKEGDNEDKNEGDQKDDKNKDQGDEGDKGDEKEDNKEGDGDKKEEEKKDPSKGDKPEDKKGEQQKRPSQLSKQQVQNLLEAMQNEEKKVQEKMDAQKVKGVKTRNEKDW; this is encoded by the coding sequence ATGAAAAATTTAGTATATCTATTACTTCTTGTTGCCACATTTTCTTTTGGACAGGAAGATAAGGAAGAGAAAGAAAAGCTACGCATAAAAGAGTTACAAGAATCGGTAAACTATACTTGGGATGCCAACAAAGCATTATCCGAAAAAGATTTTACGAATGCCGAAGTTGATTACAGAAAGGCTATTGCAAAAAGTACAGAAAACAGCGCTGCATCTTATAATTTAGGAAATGCATACTATTCTAATGAAAGCTTTAATGAAGCCTTTACACGCTATAAGCAAGCAGGTGAAACAGCTACGAGCAAAGAAGATAAACATAAGGCATACCATAATATGGGGAATGTTTTTATGAAAGAAAAACAATACGAAAAAGCTGTAGAAGCCTACAAACAAGCATTACGTAACAATCCTACAGACGAAGAAACACGTTACAATTTGGCTCTAGCACAAGAAATGCTTAAAAAGCAACAAGACGAAGACAAAAAGAACCAGGATAAGGACAAGGACGATAAAAAAGACGAAGACAAAAAAGAAGGCGATAACGAAGATAAGAACGAAGGAGACCAGAAAGACGATAAAAATAAAGACCAAGGAGACGAAGGAGATAAAGGGGACGAAAAAGAAGACAACAAAGAAGGAGACGGCGACAAAAAGGAAGAAGAAAAGAAAGATCCTAGCAAAGGCGATAAACCTGAAGATAAAAAAGGAGAACAACAAAAAAGACCAAGTCAACTATCTAAACAACAAGTACAGAATCTCTTAGAAGCAATGCAAAATGAGGAGAAAAAAGTACAAGAAAAGATGGACGCCCAAAAAGTAAAAGGTGTTAAAACAAGAAACGAAAAAGACTGGTAA
- a CDS encoding aldo/keto reductase: MGNKTNYSKIIAGTMTWGSWGKQLSTQEMASLMEQCISLGITTFDHADIYGDYGTETAFGKAFKASTIDRSKVQFISKCGIQMITGRENKVKHYQYDKEYIISSTEQSLKKLNTEYLDVLLLHRPSPLLQPEEVAEAVLSLKNSGKIKKFGVSNFTANQIALLETAIPVSANQVELSLTQHDTMTDGTLDDCMVHKRFAMCWSPLGTYFKVNDAQTDRIKKVLVSLIEKYNATESQILLAWLLKHPASIFPVVGTTNFERLSESVAAIELDVELQDWFLLLEASQGKEVA; the protein is encoded by the coding sequence ATGGGAAATAAGACAAATTATTCGAAAATTATTGCAGGAACTATGACTTGGGGAAGTTGGGGAAAACAACTTTCTACACAAGAAATGGCCTCCTTAATGGAACAATGTATAAGCCTTGGGATTACGACGTTTGATCATGCAGATATTTATGGAGATTATGGAACAGAAACAGCTTTTGGAAAAGCATTTAAAGCGAGTACTATTGATAGGTCTAAAGTTCAATTTATAAGTAAATGCGGAATTCAAATGATTACTGGGAGAGAAAATAAGGTAAAGCATTATCAATACGATAAAGAGTATATTATTTCATCGACAGAACAATCCTTAAAAAAACTAAATACAGAATATTTAGATGTTTTACTGCTGCATAGACCAAGTCCGCTTTTACAACCAGAAGAAGTAGCGGAAGCCGTATTAAGTCTCAAAAACTCTGGAAAAATAAAAAAATTCGGGGTTTCTAATTTCACAGCAAACCAAATAGCTTTATTAGAAACAGCAATTCCTGTTTCTGCAAATCAAGTAGAATTGTCATTGACACAGCATGATACAATGACTGATGGTACTTTGGATGATTGTATGGTGCATAAAAGGTTTGCGATGTGTTGGAGTCCATTGGGGACTTATTTTAAAGTAAATGATGCTCAAACAGATAGAATAAAAAAAGTACTTGTATCCCTTATAGAGAAATATAATGCCACCGAAAGTCAAATTTTATTAGCTTGGCTGCTAAAGCATCCGGCATCAATATTTCCTGTGGTTGGGACAACAAATTTTGAGCGATTATCAGAATCAGTTGCGGCAATAGAACTAGATGTAGAGCTACAAGATTGGTTTTTATTGTTAGAAGCAAGTCAAGGAAAAGAAGTAGCATAA
- a CDS encoding vWA domain-containing protein, whose product MLENIEFANPQFFWLFSLLPVAVLWYFFKRRKETASLKIASIKGFSTDSLLPKLKPLLFILRLLALAAIIVALARPQTEDISTKTKTTKGIDIVMAIDVSSSMLARDLKPNRLASLKKVAADFIKKRPNDRIGLVVYAGESYTKTPITSDKGIVLNALKEITYGSLEDGTAIGMGLATSVNRLKESKALSKVIILLTDGINNSGFIEPQTAAELAVEYDIKTYTIGLGTNGNALSPIAINSDGSFRYGMKPVEIDEGLLEQIAKTTGGAYFRATNNESLASIYDEINKLEKTEIEEFKYTRFEERYRPWIFLAGILLLVEWLLRNTLFRSFI is encoded by the coding sequence ATGCTTGAGAATATAGAATTTGCTAATCCACAATTTTTTTGGTTGTTTTCACTACTTCCAGTAGCTGTGCTTTGGTATTTTTTTAAGCGTAGAAAAGAAACTGCTTCTTTAAAAATTGCAAGCATCAAAGGTTTTTCTACTGATAGTTTGCTACCCAAATTAAAGCCGTTACTTTTTATACTTCGTTTGCTTGCCCTAGCTGCAATTATTGTAGCACTTGCCAGACCACAAACAGAAGATATTTCTACAAAAACAAAAACGACCAAAGGTATAGACATTGTTATGGCTATTGATGTTTCTTCTAGTATGCTTGCTAGAGATTTAAAACCAAACCGTTTAGCCTCCTTAAAGAAAGTAGCCGCAGATTTCATTAAAAAAAGACCTAATGACCGTATTGGCTTAGTGGTCTATGCTGGTGAAAGCTATACTAAAACGCCCATTACTAGCGACAAAGGCATTGTGTTAAATGCCTTAAAAGAAATTACCTATGGCAGTTTAGAAGATGGTACAGCAATAGGTATGGGCTTAGCTACCTCTGTAAACAGGTTAAAAGAGAGCAAAGCTTTGAGCAAGGTTATTATTCTACTTACTGATGGCATAAACAACTCTGGTTTTATAGAACCACAAACAGCGGCAGAATTAGCTGTAGAATATGACATAAAAACGTATACCATAGGACTAGGTACTAACGGAAATGCCCTTTCACCAATAGCCATAAATAGCGATGGTTCTTTTAGATACGGAATGAAACCGGTAGAAATAGACGAAGGACTTTTAGAGCAAATAGCTAAAACAACTGGCGGCGCTTATTTTAGAGCAACCAACAATGAAAGTTTAGCGTCTATTTATGACGAAATAAATAAATTAGAAAAAACAGAAATAGAAGAGTTTAAATACACCAGATTTGAAGAAAGATATAGACCTTGGATTTTTCTAGCTGGTATTTTATTACTCGTAGAGTGGTTATTGAGAAACACGCTATTTAGAAGTTTTATATAA
- a CDS encoding vWA domain-containing protein: MIQLEEKIYFYLLFAIPILVAAFVLLQFWKRKTQKKFGDLGLLKRLTPSKSIFKSTLKFVLFLAGLALLVVGLVNPKIGTKLETVKREGVDIVFALDVSKSMLAEDIAPNRLEKGKRLISEIINHLGSDRIGIIAYAAQAYPQLPITTDYSAAKMFLQSMNTDMLSSQGTAINEAIELASTYYDDETQTNRVLFIISDGEDHAEGTTEDAVEKATEEGIRIFTIGVGKEKGAPIPIKRNGIVESLKKDMNGEVVITKLNEVILKEIAAEGNGEYINGDNTSEAVEYIKEQLNQMDKKEFEAKQFAEYKDQFQWFVAGGFLLLFLDLFVLDRKTQWLRKLNLFNENKKK, encoded by the coding sequence ATGATTCAATTAGAAGAAAAAATATATTTTTATCTACTGTTTGCCATTCCTATTTTGGTGGCAGCATTTGTGCTCTTACAATTCTGGAAGAGAAAGACGCAGAAAAAATTTGGAGACCTTGGCCTTTTAAAAAGGTTAACGCCGTCAAAATCTATCTTTAAATCTACTCTAAAATTTGTACTCTTTTTAGCAGGATTAGCGCTACTGGTAGTAGGACTCGTAAATCCAAAAATTGGTACAAAGCTAGAAACAGTTAAACGAGAAGGTGTAGATATTGTATTTGCGCTAGATGTCTCTAAAAGTATGCTGGCAGAAGACATTGCGCCTAATAGGCTAGAAAAAGGGAAGCGATTAATTTCGGAAATTATCAACCATTTAGGCAGTGATCGTATTGGCATTATTGCTTATGCAGCCCAGGCCTATCCGCAGCTTCCTATAACAACAGATTATAGTGCTGCTAAAATGTTTTTGCAAAGTATGAATACAGATATGCTTTCATCTCAAGGAACAGCAATAAATGAAGCTATAGAATTGGCCTCTACGTATTATGATGATGAAACGCAGACTAATAGAGTACTTTTTATCATCTCGGATGGAGAAGATCATGCAGAAGGAACCACAGAAGATGCTGTTGAAAAAGCCACAGAGGAAGGAATAAGAATTTTCACGATTGGCGTTGGAAAAGAAAAAGGAGCTCCCATACCTATAAAACGTAATGGAATTGTAGAGAGTCTAAAAAAGGACATGAATGGAGAAGTCGTAATTACAAAACTTAATGAGGTTATTCTAAAAGAAATTGCAGCAGAAGGTAATGGCGAATACATTAATGGAGATAATACAAGTGAGGCTGTTGAATACATTAAAGAGCAGTTGAACCAAATGGATAAAAAAGAATTTGAAGCAAAACAGTTTGCTGAATACAAAGATCAATTTCAATGGTTTGTTGCTGGTGGTTTTCTATTACTATTTTTAGATTTGTTTGTTTTAGACCGAAAAACCCAATGGTTAAGAAAACTGAATTTGTTTAATGAAAATAAAAAAAAGTAA
- a CDS encoding SDR family NAD(P)-dependent oxidoreductase has product MNKTVLITGATSGIGKSTAILFAANNYNVVLCGRRQERLNALKQELGKETKVHTLNFDVRDKAAVFEAIESLPSDFTDIDILVNNAGNAHGLDTIDQGNTDDWDAMLDINVKGLLYVSKAIIPKMIAKKAGHIINIGSTAGKEVYPKGNVYCASKHAVDAITKGMLMDLNPYGIRVGAVNPGLVETEFSKVRFKGDEHKAENVYKGFQPLKPEDIADIIYFVVTRPYHVNIADLIVMPTAQASATIVNKKV; this is encoded by the coding sequence ATGAATAAAACAGTATTAATAACAGGGGCAACCAGTGGTATAGGGAAATCTACGGCTATTTTATTCGCTGCAAATAACTACAATGTGGTGTTGTGTGGTAGAAGACAGGAAAGGCTTAATGCATTAAAGCAGGAGTTAGGTAAAGAAACAAAAGTACATACCTTAAATTTTGACGTTAGGGACAAGGCTGCCGTTTTTGAGGCTATTGAGTCATTACCGTCAGATTTCACAGATATTGATATTTTAGTTAATAATGCAGGGAATGCACATGGTTTAGATACTATTGATCAAGGAAATACGGACGATTGGGATGCTATGTTAGATATTAATGTAAAAGGACTTTTGTATGTATCTAAGGCTATTATTCCAAAAATGATTGCGAAAAAAGCGGGTCATATTATTAATATAGGTTCTACGGCTGGTAAAGAAGTGTATCCTAAAGGTAATGTGTATTGTGCAAGCAAACATGCGGTAGATGCCATAACAAAAGGAATGTTGATGGATTTGAATCCTTATGGAATACGGGTTGGAGCGGTGAATCCTGGTTTAGTGGAAACAGAATTTAGTAAGGTTCGGTTCAAAGGCGATGAACACAAGGCAGAAAATGTCTATAAAGGGTTTCAACCTTTAAAACCAGAAGACATTGCAGATATTATTTATTTTGTAGTGACAAGGCCTTATCATGTAAATATTGCAGATTTAATAGTGATGCCAACAGCTCAAGCAAGTGCTACGATTGTAAATAAAAAGGTATGA
- a CDS encoding ATP-binding protein, with protein sequence MINKRLLVKNLLAHNDENSFYDKKRFITIGEREGKAKFLKHVCALANSNPNNNSFIVIGVEDEDNKIVGVDFFDDSKIQNLVNAYLDNPPLISYENIPFPHLPEGKVVGLVTIKSAGKVCSLRKNIWKYYGGSVFFREGSISLPKSYDIELKDTNSEAVATIELHARNNIELTLDGVIDFINHRHKDLSSNYKVFKEQFVVCWAGNKKKVNNETYYSRVDIELINEQVKLFYSALDEITISYDEDSFSTVEYVQLGLGEQQKYYPLEKVKITFHENGTYTIQSELVFEAPQYDKKVLHHIFNANSVLLQKIEKKIPLSALENKDLELLPATYLICFLNGFEGAKEQMENAKVLLKNRSGHVYRSLKESLRIMRKVKYN encoded by the coding sequence ATGATTAATAAGCGCTTGCTTGTAAAAAACCTTCTTGCTCATAATGACGAGAATAGTTTTTATGATAAAAAGCGTTTTATAACTATAGGAGAACGCGAGGGGAAGGCTAAATTTCTAAAACACGTTTGTGCACTAGCAAATAGCAACCCTAACAATAATTCTTTTATAGTTATTGGTGTGGAGGATGAAGATAACAAAATAGTAGGAGTAGATTTTTTTGATGACAGCAAAATTCAAAACCTTGTTAACGCTTACTTAGACAATCCGCCTTTAATTTCTTATGAAAATATTCCGTTTCCACATTTGCCAGAGGGTAAAGTGGTGGGGTTAGTAACTATTAAATCTGCAGGAAAAGTTTGTTCACTCCGTAAAAATATCTGGAAATATTACGGAGGGTCTGTTTTTTTTAGAGAGGGTAGTATTAGTTTGCCTAAAAGTTATGATATAGAATTGAAAGACACCAATTCAGAAGCTGTAGCCACTATAGAGTTGCATGCTAGAAATAATATAGAATTAACTTTAGATGGTGTTATCGATTTTATAAACCACCGCCATAAAGATTTAAGCAGTAACTATAAAGTGTTTAAAGAGCAATTTGTTGTGTGTTGGGCGGGGAATAAAAAAAAGGTAAATAACGAAACCTATTACTCGCGGGTAGATATTGAATTGATCAATGAGCAAGTAAAACTTTTTTATTCCGCATTAGATGAAATAACAATTAGTTATGATGAGGATTCTTTTAGTACGGTAGAATATGTACAATTGGGTTTAGGAGAACAGCAAAAATATTATCCTTTAGAAAAGGTAAAAATAACTTTTCACGAAAACGGAACCTATACCATTCAGAGTGAGTTGGTTTTTGAAGCACCACAATATGACAAAAAAGTTCTCCATCATATTTTTAATGCCAACAGCGTATTGTTGCAAAAAATAGAAAAGAAGATACCTTTATCTGCATTAGAAAATAAGGATCTTGAGTTGTTGCCTGCAACGTATTTAATTTGTTTTTTAAACGGATTTGAAGGGGCTAAAGAACAAATGGAAAATGCTAAAGTACTTTTAAAAAATAGGAGCGGTCACGTATATCGATCTCTAAAGGAATCGTTACGAATTATGAGGAAAGTAAAATATAATTAA
- a CDS encoding metallophosphoesterase family protein, whose amino-acid sequence MRVLAIGDIHSGLKALEQVLAKAKVTTEDKLIFLGDYVDGWSQATETINFLIDLQKTHNCVFIRGNHDEFCRSWLTERKDNPMWYEHGGEATVNSYAKLDKQTKELHIDFFTQLEDYYLDEDKRLFLHAGFTNLKGIDFEYFSKTFYWDRTLWELVLSLDPNLTPEHKYYPQRLTHYSEIYIGHTPVTRIGKTTPQNAANVWNVDTGAAFKGPLSIIDIATKQVWQSDPVYTLYPDEKGRN is encoded by the coding sequence ATGAGAGTATTAGCCATAGGAGATATCCATTCAGGATTAAAAGCATTAGAACAAGTTTTAGCCAAAGCAAAGGTAACTACAGAAGATAAATTAATCTTTCTGGGAGACTATGTAGATGGGTGGAGCCAAGCTACGGAAACCATAAATTTTTTAATTGATTTACAGAAAACACATAATTGTGTTTTCATAAGGGGTAATCATGACGAGTTCTGTAGGTCATGGTTAACGGAACGAAAAGATAACCCTATGTGGTACGAGCATGGTGGTGAAGCTACAGTAAATTCATATGCAAAGCTAGATAAGCAAACTAAAGAATTGCACATCGACTTTTTTACGCAATTGGAAGATTATTATTTAGATGAGGATAAACGCTTGTTTCTTCATGCAGGATTTACTAACTTAAAGGGAATAGATTTTGAATATTTCTCAAAAACTTTTTATTGGGATAGGACGTTATGGGAATTAGTACTTTCTTTAGACCCAAATTTAACGCCGGAGCATAAATATTATCCGCAGCGTTTAACACATTATTCTGAGATTTATATAGGACATACGCCGGTAACTAGAATAGGTAAAACAACACCACAGAATGCGGCTAATGTCTGGAATGTAGATACAGGAGCAGCGTTTAAAGGGCCACTTTCTATTATAGATATTGCTACCAAGCAAGTGTGGCAAAGTGATCCCGTCTATACATTGTACCCCGATGAAAAAGGAAGAAATTGA
- a CDS encoding SPFH domain-containing protein, with product MGLFDEIKKKLSHEFIDIIEWLDSTDDTIVHRFERYQNEIKNNAKLIVREGQVAVFINEGKLADVFKPGTYTLSTQNLPILTTLKGWKYGFDSPFKAEVYFVNTHLFTDEKWGTKNAIILNDERFGLTEIRAFGTYSFRIQDAGKFVVDVVGTDGNFTNYEVNEHLKSLIVTRFTDTVGEAKLPIELYAANTTELSETCQEVMQPEFGRVGILLEKFYIENVSMPEDLKKEIFEYSRLDKLDMAKLTQFKTAKAIEEAAKNEGGTAGAGMGMGMGFVLAQQMGGMMNPQMSQQTNPNLQQAAVPPPIPVQVLYHYAVSGSQMGPVPFDKLKELFAGRTVNKDSLIWKQGMENWKALHEIEELKTFLGGNTPPPLPN from the coding sequence ATGGGACTATTTGACGAAATAAAGAAAAAACTGAGTCATGAATTTATAGATATTATAGAATGGCTAGATAGTACAGACGATACTATTGTTCATAGATTTGAACGGTACCAGAATGAAATAAAAAATAATGCGAAATTAATTGTTCGTGAAGGTCAAGTAGCTGTTTTTATTAATGAGGGCAAGCTCGCAGATGTTTTTAAACCAGGCACTTATACCTTAAGCACACAGAATTTACCAATTCTGACCACTTTAAAAGGGTGGAAGTACGGATTTGATAGTCCGTTTAAAGCAGAGGTGTATTTTGTGAATACCCATTTGTTTACGGATGAAAAATGGGGTACAAAAAATGCAATTATTTTAAATGATGAACGGTTTGGGTTAACGGAAATTAGAGCTTTCGGAACGTATAGTTTCCGCATTCAAGATGCTGGAAAATTTGTAGTAGATGTTGTAGGGACAGATGGTAATTTTACTAACTACGAAGTTAATGAGCATTTAAAAAGTTTAATTGTTACGCGTTTTACAGATACGGTAGGAGAAGCAAAATTGCCTATTGAGCTCTATGCTGCAAATACTACAGAATTATCAGAAACATGCCAAGAGGTAATGCAGCCAGAATTTGGCCGTGTAGGAATTTTATTAGAGAAATTCTACATTGAAAATGTATCCATGCCTGAAGATCTTAAAAAAGAAATCTTCGAGTATTCTAGGTTAGATAAGCTAGATATGGCCAAACTCACACAGTTTAAAACTGCAAAAGCTATTGAAGAAGCAGCTAAGAATGAAGGTGGTACTGCAGGTGCTGGTATGGGAATGGGAATGGGCTTTGTTCTGGCGCAGCAAATGGGAGGAATGATGAACCCGCAAATGTCGCAGCAGACCAATCCTAACCTACAACAAGCAGCTGTTCCGCCACCAATACCGGTACAAGTGCTATATCATTATGCAGTAAGTGGATCCCAAATGGGGCCTGTACCTTTTGATAAATTAAAAGAACTTTTTGCGGGCAGAACGGTAAATAAAGATTCACTTATCTGGAAACAAGGAATGGAGAACTGGAAAGCATTGCATGAAATAGAAGAGCTTAAAACCTTCTTGGGTGGCAATACTCCGCCGCCATTGCCAAACTAA